A window of Mucilaginibacter paludis DSM 18603 contains these coding sequences:
- a CDS encoding FAD-dependent oxidoreductase, translating to MLLNNKQIAIVGGGPGGLTLARLLQLKGANVKVYERDINADARVQGSPLDMHETSGWAALRKGNLIQEFKKNILQDADKKIIVNKRAEIIFSDHETEPAEDLNNEPSRPEISRGALRKILLESLQTETVVWDSHFVSMEKQNEGWLLHFKNGSSAYANLVIAAEGTHSKIRPYVTNIKAFYSGFTMVEINIDDAKKAIPDIYTLLNGGKIMAFGDGKCILGGQKGNGSLGFYVSFKPGENWVANSGLNFSDRTEMLAWFKKEYSGWGIIWHQLFERATMPVVPRPIYCMPLDQTWQALPNLTLLGDAAHVMPPFAGEGANTAMFDALELSECLTSGQHPTLKDAISFYEINMRNRAAIAARHSLENGELMHSECALDKMLTILNIK from the coding sequence ATGTTGCTCAACAACAAACAAATTGCCATTGTAGGTGGCGGCCCCGGGGGCTTAACCTTAGCCAGGCTTTTACAGCTTAAAGGCGCAAATGTAAAAGTGTACGAACGCGATATTAATGCAGACGCCAGGGTGCAAGGTTCGCCGCTTGATATGCATGAAACATCGGGATGGGCTGCTTTACGCAAAGGGAATTTAATACAAGAGTTTAAAAAGAATATTTTACAGGATGCGGATAAAAAGATCATCGTTAATAAACGAGCGGAGATCATCTTCAGCGACCACGAAACCGAACCGGCTGAGGATTTAAACAACGAACCGTCCCGCCCAGAAATAAGCCGCGGTGCATTAAGAAAAATCCTCCTGGAATCTTTACAAACAGAAACGGTTGTTTGGGACAGCCATTTTGTATCCATGGAAAAACAGAATGAGGGTTGGTTACTGCATTTTAAAAACGGTTCATCTGCTTATGCAAATCTGGTAATCGCGGCCGAAGGTACTCATTCCAAAATCCGTCCATATGTTACCAACATTAAAGCCTTTTATTCCGGCTTCACCATGGTTGAGATAAACATCGATGATGCTAAAAAAGCAATACCTGATATTTATACACTGCTGAACGGAGGAAAAATAATGGCCTTTGGAGATGGCAAATGTATATTGGGAGGCCAAAAAGGCAACGGAAGCCTGGGTTTTTATGTCAGCTTTAAACCAGGCGAAAACTGGGTAGCAAATAGCGGTTTAAATTTTTCTGACCGAACAGAAATGTTGGCCTGGTTTAAAAAAGAATATAGTGGCTGGGGTATTATTTGGCACCAGTTGTTTGAGCGTGCCACAATGCCTGTTGTTCCGCGGCCAATTTATTGCATGCCTTTAGATCAAACCTGGCAAGCCTTGCCCAACTTAACCTTACTTGGCGACGCCGCACATGTGATGCCGCCCTTTGCGGGAGAAGGCGCGAACACAGCTATGTTTGATGCTTTGGAATTGAGTGAATGCCTAACATCCGGCCAACATCCAACTTTGAAGGATGCTATTTCTTTTTATGAAATAAATATGCGCAATAGAGCGGCAATAGCAGCGAGACATTCGCTTGAAAATGGCGAGTTGATGCACTCCGAATGCGCTTTAGATAAGATGCTGACCATTTTAAACATAAAATAA
- a CDS encoding tagaturonate epimerase family protein, with translation MKLEKFSFGMGDRFAHQGEAQLKAVLKAKEQGVNITPVWNKSNREHKTVKTYPADLRAEADAAVKALGWTDSYRVDADHITLATVDGFIDSSDFFTLDVADFIGKPAPQNEIDAFVERRKKYTGSLSIPGIDEQFEINEAMLREIAGKFLLAAIEAGKLYKHIAEAKGEDNFIAEVSMDEVNDPQTPVELFFILSALADNGIKAQTIAPKFTGRFNKGVDYVGNVAQFAKEFEEDILVIKFAIKEFDLPENLKLSVHSGSDKFSIYKSISDLIKKHDTGIHLKTAGTTWLEELIGLAEAGNEALELAKEIYANSLGRFDELCVPYATVIDVDKASLPTAEEVNGWTGEKFANTLRHIQSNPDFNPSFRQMLHVAYKVAGENADRYYAALKKYKDIVAANVTTNLYERHVVPLFLS, from the coding sequence ATGAAATTAGAAAAGTTTTCCTTCGGGATGGGCGATCGTTTCGCACATCAGGGCGAAGCACAGCTAAAAGCAGTTTTAAAAGCAAAAGAACAAGGCGTTAATATTACTCCGGTTTGGAATAAATCAAACCGCGAACACAAAACAGTTAAAACCTACCCGGCTGATTTGCGTGCAGAAGCGGATGCAGCGGTAAAAGCTTTAGGCTGGACAGACTCATACCGCGTGGATGCCGACCATATCACCCTGGCTACTGTAGACGGTTTTATTGACAGTTCTGATTTTTTCACTTTAGATGTTGCCGACTTTATAGGTAAACCAGCCCCACAAAACGAAATAGATGCCTTTGTTGAACGTCGTAAAAAATACACCGGCAGCCTGTCTATTCCCGGAATTGATGAGCAATTTGAAATAAACGAGGCTATGCTTCGCGAAATTGCAGGCAAATTTTTATTAGCCGCCATTGAGGCCGGAAAGCTATACAAACACATTGCTGAGGCCAAAGGCGAGGATAATTTTATTGCCGAGGTATCTATGGACGAAGTGAACGATCCGCAAACACCGGTAGAGCTGTTTTTTATTTTGAGTGCTTTGGCTGATAACGGCATTAAAGCTCAAACCATTGCACCTAAATTTACCGGCCGCTTTAATAAAGGGGTAGACTATGTTGGTAATGTAGCGCAGTTTGCCAAGGAGTTTGAAGAAGATATTTTGGTGATCAAATTTGCCATTAAAGAGTTTGACCTACCCGAAAATTTAAAACTGAGCGTACACTCCGGAAGCGATAAATTTTCGATATACAAATCGATAAGCGACCTGATTAAAAAGCACGATACCGGTATCCATTTAAAAACCGCCGGAACCACCTGGCTGGAAGAACTGATTGGCCTTGCCGAAGCTGGTAACGAAGCCCTTGAGCTTGCTAAAGAAATTTATGCCAATTCGCTGGGCCGCTTTGACGAACTCTGCGTACCCTATGCCACCGTAATTGATGTAGATAAAGCAAGCCTGCCAACTGCCGAAGAAGTAAACGGATGGACAGGCGAAAAATTTGCCAATACACTGCGCCATATCCAAAGTAACCCTGATTTTAACCCAAGCTTCAGGCAGATGCTGCACGTAGCCTACAAAGTTGCCGGCGAAAATGCCGACCGCTATTACGCTGCCTTAAAAAAATACAAAGATATTGTAGCCGCCAACGTAACTACAAACCTGTACGAACGCCATGTGGTTCCTTTGTTTTTAAGCTAA
- a CDS encoding COG3014 family protein yields the protein MINIRKNILGASSVIGLMLFLLGCATYNDRIIPYYKDVSAGNYADAEKQLDKNTLIQKPRNRLLYLMEKGRVCHLNGKYNESNQYFNEADSMLEQGLTSVADAAVGLFVNPMSQRYKGEDFEKFMIHYYKALNYIYLHNTEDAIVEARRISLQAQQQGDKFNNNNNRYSNDAFSLAFQGLLYESDKDVNNAFISYRNAAEIYFASPDSTYYGTRIPAELKRDLIRTASLNGFTTEAEQFEKTFGITYQPAPLPEGGELVFFWENGLAPVKTQVDLDFSLIRDSNGALFFTDAAGGITVPFEYSGDRNKVDLKSVESLRAAFPKYIPQKPYYASATITNNQVQVPLEKTEDVTDLAIKTLKQRALAEMSKVLSRLAVKKMAEYSMRAAANTNGKTNSLLEAGSYGMQLYSLLSEKADTRNWQTLPAQICYARIPLQRGENTISITMKTSNGADETKTIKINGNGRLQFYNFSTLR from the coding sequence ATGATAAACATTCGTAAGAATATTCTTGGAGCATCATCTGTTATCGGATTGATGCTTTTTTTGTTAGGCTGTGCTACTTATAACGACCGCATCATACCTTATTATAAAGACGTGTCGGCGGGAAATTATGCAGATGCAGAAAAACAGCTCGACAAGAACACACTGATACAAAAACCGCGCAACAGGTTATTGTATTTGATGGAAAAGGGAAGAGTATGCCATTTGAACGGTAAATATAACGAGAGCAATCAATATTTTAACGAAGCAGATTCGATGTTGGAACAGGGGCTTACCAGTGTTGCCGATGCGGCTGTAGGGCTGTTTGTTAACCCGATGTCGCAACGGTATAAAGGCGAGGATTTTGAAAAATTCATGATCCACTATTATAAGGCCCTTAACTATATCTACCTGCACAATACCGAGGATGCCATTGTTGAAGCGCGCCGCATCAGCCTACAGGCACAGCAACAGGGCGATAAATTTAACAACAATAACAACAGGTATAGCAACGACGCTTTTTCGCTGGCGTTCCAGGGATTACTTTATGAAAGCGATAAGGATGTAAATAATGCCTTTATATCCTACCGAAATGCTGCCGAAATATACTTTGCCAGCCCGGACAGTACTTATTATGGCACCAGGATCCCGGCCGAACTGAAGCGCGACCTGATCCGCACGGCATCGTTAAACGGTTTTACTACCGAGGCTGAACAATTTGAAAAAACCTTTGGCATCACTTATCAACCTGCCCCATTACCGGAAGGCGGAGAGTTGGTGTTTTTTTGGGAGAACGGACTGGCCCCGGTGAAAACCCAGGTCGACCTGGATTTCAGCTTGATCAGGGATAGTAACGGCGCGCTATTTTTTACCGACGCAGCCGGAGGCATCACCGTTCCGTTTGAATACAGTGGCGACCGGAATAAGGTTGACCTGAAATCGGTTGAAAGCTTAAGAGCCGCTTTCCCCAAATACATCCCACAAAAGCCTTACTATGCCAGCGCTACAATTACCAATAACCAGGTACAAGTCCCCCTCGAAAAAACGGAAGACGTAACCGACCTGGCTATTAAAACACTGAAGCAACGCGCCCTGGCCGAAATGAGTAAGGTATTATCCCGGCTGGCCGTAAAAAAAATGGCAGAGTACAGCATGCGAGCGGCAGCCAATACCAACGGCAAAACCAACTCGCTGTTAGAGGCCGGGAGCTACGGCATGCAACTGTATAGCCTGCTATCGGAAAAGGCCGATACACGCAACTGGCAAACTTTACCCGCGCAGATCTGCTACGCGCGTATCCCATTGCAAAGAGGCGAAAACACCATCAGCATCACCATGAAAACCAGCAATGGAGCTGACGAAACTAAAACCATTAAAATAAATGGTAACGGCAGGTTGCAGTTTTATAATTTTTCTACTTTGCGTTAA
- a CDS encoding tetracycline resistance MFS efflux pump has protein sequence MKSKKQLWIIIGIVALNSIGMSIVLPLLPFIVGKYLSAGQVVVGMSALLSVFAACTFFAAPALGALSDRYGRKNILIVSLLGSVAGYILFGIGGALWILFLGRIIDGLTAGNISTLFAYVSDSTEPKQRAKWFGYIGSAMGIGKLGGPALGGLLGGIDIALPFYVTAGLIFISGLAVYFLLPESLPPEKRTKQVTFSSFNTFSHFAAIFSLKEVKLLLLLGILFYAGLGIFQFNFIIFLKDIYQWGPAVIGTMLTLVGICDMVTRALLLPWLLKQFTEKNIGIAGLVGFGIGLALIAASALIPSVTMISMAIICIISGSGLFEPTYNGKLSQSINESQQGKLQGVNQSMQSANNVLIPVGAAAIYLYSPAILYVAATFILLLAVIMYYKFIPQTIPAQQANS, from the coding sequence ATGAAATCGAAGAAACAATTATGGATTATTATAGGGATTGTGGCCTTGAACTCCATAGGCATGTCGATAGTGCTGCCGCTGCTGCCTTTCATAGTGGGTAAATATCTTTCCGCCGGGCAGGTTGTTGTTGGCATGAGCGCGCTCTTATCAGTATTCGCGGCCTGTACTTTTTTTGCAGCTCCCGCTTTGGGGGCATTAAGCGACCGGTATGGCCGGAAAAATATTTTAATTGTAAGCTTGCTGGGCTCTGTTGCGGGATATATTTTGTTTGGCATAGGAGGAGCACTCTGGATCCTTTTCCTGGGGCGCATAATAGACGGGCTTACTGCCGGAAATATCAGCACACTGTTTGCCTACGTATCAGACAGTACCGAACCAAAACAACGGGCTAAATGGTTCGGCTATATCGGCTCTGCCATGGGTATCGGCAAGTTGGGCGGCCCAGCATTAGGCGGCTTGCTGGGTGGCATTGATATTGCTTTGCCTTTCTATGTTACTGCCGGGTTGATATTCATTTCAGGGTTGGCTGTTTACTTTCTGTTGCCCGAATCCCTGCCGCCCGAAAAAAGAACTAAACAGGTAACATTCAGCAGTTTCAATACGTTTTCGCATTTTGCAGCTATATTCAGCCTGAAAGAAGTTAAATTGCTGCTGCTTTTGGGTATTCTATTTTATGCGGGCCTGGGTATTTTCCAGTTTAATTTTATCATCTTCCTCAAAGATATTTATCAATGGGGACCAGCCGTTATCGGCACAATGTTAACACTTGTTGGCATTTGCGATATGGTTACCCGCGCGTTGTTACTGCCCTGGTTATTGAAACAGTTTACCGAAAAAAATATCGGGATAGCTGGCTTAGTTGGGTTCGGCATTGGCTTAGCGTTAATTGCGGCAAGCGCATTAATACCTTCGGTAACCATGATATCGATGGCCATCATATGCATCATATCCGGCTCAGGTTTATTCGAGCCTACCTACAATGGAAAATTATCCCAGTCTATTAACGAAAGCCAACAGGGTAAGTTACAGGGCGTAAATCAAAGTATGCAATCGGCAAATAATGTGCTTATTCCTGTGGGTGCGGCGGCTATCTATTTATACAGTCCGGCTATATTATACGTAGCAGCAACTTTTATTTTACTGTTGGCTGTTATCATGTATTATAAATTTATACCTCAAACTATACCTGCCCAACAAGCCAATAGCTAG
- a CDS encoding helix-turn-helix domain-containing protein, which yields METKLQTEPNVLKAFAQLLGTEIKNWRLEIPQKFGKGYCSGFVFNQHIRMMVFNYELNEDLIVENPDVNAAARTILFKFQNIFPQTEILPGERQSRAMPSVLIATRSLDTEVLIPVHTNTSTINIEVNADYLNGLFYSFGGSAVLQSLLRNTQPLLFEQIIYPSLQKIVDEMIAEQVDETFKLFFLRVKAEELICRLLMVLQIRDAKQLYPLNKHDVQTIYKVKERMLERLETPPVIKELAASAGMSPTKLKRLFKQVFGNSIFNYYQDLRMKEAALLLKEDKLSVSDVGYRLGFTNLSHFSRVFKDHTGMKPKQYSQSF from the coding sequence ATGGAGACCAAATTGCAAACGGAACCCAATGTGCTGAAAGCATTTGCCCAATTATTAGGCACAGAAATCAAAAACTGGAGATTGGAGATCCCTCAAAAGTTTGGTAAAGGTTATTGTTCCGGATTCGTTTTCAATCAGCATATCCGGATGATGGTCTTTAATTATGAACTCAATGAAGATTTAATTGTTGAGAATCCGGATGTTAACGCTGCCGCCAGAACTATTCTTTTTAAGTTTCAAAACATATTCCCTCAAACTGAAATATTGCCGGGGGAAAGGCAATCAAGGGCAATGCCTTCGGTTTTAATTGCTACCAGAAGTTTGGATACCGAAGTGCTAATCCCGGTACATACCAATACGAGTACTATTAATATAGAAGTGAATGCCGACTATTTAAATGGGCTGTTTTATTCGTTTGGAGGGTCGGCGGTTTTACAAAGTCTTTTGCGGAATACACAGCCCCTATTATTTGAGCAGATTATTTATCCTTCGTTACAAAAAATTGTGGACGAAATGATTGCTGAACAGGTTGACGAAACTTTTAAATTGTTCTTTCTAAGGGTAAAGGCAGAAGAACTGATCTGCAGGCTATTGATGGTGCTGCAAATAAGGGATGCAAAACAGCTGTATCCTTTAAATAAACACGATGTTCAAACCATTTACAAAGTTAAAGAGCGAATGTTGGAACGGCTGGAAACTCCGCCCGTTATTAAAGAGCTGGCTGCTTCTGCCGGTATGAGCCCAACCAAGCTGAAACGTTTATTTAAGCAAGTTTTTGGTAACAGTATTTTTAATTATTACCAGGATTTGAGGATGAAAGAGGCCGCCCTTTTATTGAAAGAAGACAAACTATCCGTGTCTGATGTTGGTTACAGGCTGGGCTTTACTAACCTAAGCCATTTTTCGAGAGTGTTTAAAGATCATACCGGGATGAAACCAAAACAATATAGCCAGTCGTTTTAA
- a CDS encoding glycoside hydrolase family 43 protein encodes MKKLFFVYLTFAALFSFNKALAQEEAKAQNPIIYADVPDMSIIRVGDTYYMSSTTMHMSPGVPIMKSKDLVNWRMIGYASDTLGHIDELTLTNGKSTYGRGSWASSLRYHNGIYYVTTFAQTTGKTYIYSTRDIEKGPWKAVSFKPSLHDHSLFFDDDGKVYMLYGTGKLTLVELNSDVSGIKAGGINQVVIENASLPSGSNGGLPAEGSQLFKINGKYYLFNITWPRGGMRTVVVHRADQITGPYEGRVALQDKGVAQGGLINTPEGKWFAYLFKDNGAVGRIPYLVPVTWADGWPVLGIDGKVPQTLDLPQGKGLIPGLVASDDFNRKKDEPSLPLAWQWNHNPDNKLWSVTQRKGFLRLTTGRIDSSFLGARNSLTQRTIGPVCTGSILVDVSNMKDGDFAGLGLLQKNYGQVGVKIAGNTRAIVMIDAGTGKPVESQSIPLLQKMVYLKAECDFTDRKDVANFYYSLDGKAWIALGTQLKMAYTIPQFIGYRFALFNYAGKNPGGWADFDFFHIADTISGSDKQGQKK; translated from the coding sequence ATGAAAAAACTTTTCTTCGTTTATTTAACGTTTGCAGCTTTGTTTTCCTTTAACAAAGCTTTGGCACAAGAGGAAGCAAAAGCGCAAAATCCTATTATTTACGCTGATGTGCCCGATATGTCTATCATCAGGGTAGGGGACACTTACTATATGAGCAGTACAACGATGCATATGAGCCCTGGGGTACCGATCATGAAATCAAAAGATCTGGTAAACTGGCGTATGATAGGTTACGCCTCGGATACGTTAGGCCATATTGACGAACTGACGCTTACCAACGGTAAAAGTACCTACGGCCGCGGGTCCTGGGCAAGCAGCCTTCGCTATCATAACGGCATTTATTATGTTACTACTTTTGCACAAACCACCGGTAAAACCTATATCTACTCTACCCGGGATATAGAAAAAGGCCCATGGAAAGCTGTTTCGTTTAAACCGTCGTTGCACGATCATTCTTTGTTTTTTGATGACGACGGCAAAGTGTACATGCTTTACGGCACGGGGAAACTAACGCTTGTTGAATTAAATAGCGATGTTTCTGGTATCAAGGCTGGTGGAATAAACCAGGTTGTTATAGAAAATGCCAGTTTACCATCTGGTAGTAATGGAGGGCTTCCCGCCGAAGGATCTCAATTGTTCAAAATCAACGGTAAATATTATCTTTTCAATATCACCTGGCCCAGGGGAGGTATGCGTACGGTAGTGGTTCACCGGGCCGATCAAATTACCGGCCCTTACGAAGGTAGGGTGGCCCTACAGGATAAAGGTGTAGCCCAAGGGGGGCTTATCAATACCCCGGAGGGCAAATGGTTTGCTTATTTGTTTAAAGACAATGGCGCGGTAGGGCGTATCCCTTACCTTGTACCCGTGACATGGGCGGACGGATGGCCGGTTTTGGGTATTGATGGCAAGGTGCCGCAGACACTTGATTTGCCTCAGGGAAAAGGACTCATCCCAGGCCTGGTTGCTTCTGATGATTTTAACCGGAAAAAAGATGAACCTTCTTTACCGCTGGCCTGGCAGTGGAACCATAACCCGGATAATAAGCTCTGGTCGGTAACTCAGCGAAAAGGTTTTTTACGCCTTACTACCGGAAGAATAGACAGTAGTTTTTTAGGTGCCAGAAATTCATTAACCCAGCGCACTATTGGTCCGGTTTGTACTGGTTCTATTTTGGTTGATGTATCAAATATGAAAGACGGGGATTTTGCAGGCTTGGGTTTATTACAAAAAAACTATGGGCAGGTAGGTGTTAAAATTGCCGGAAATACCAGGGCGATTGTAATGATTGATGCCGGCACAGGAAAACCTGTAGAGTCGCAAAGTATCCCCTTGTTGCAAAAAATGGTTTATCTGAAAGCCGAATGTGATTTTACGGACAGAAAAGACGTTGCAAATTTTTATTATAGTTTAGATGGAAAAGCCTGGATAGCACTCGGCACGCAGCTTAAAATGGCCTATACCATTCCGCAGTTTATTGGGTATCGTTTTGCATTGTTCAATTACGCAGGCAAAAATCCAGGCGGATGGGCTGATTTTGATTTTTTCCATATTGCTGATACCATATCGGGCAGCGATAAGCAGGGGCAAAAAAAATAA
- a CDS encoding YceI family protein, with translation MKSKSGWLTTLLLIAATSLVLAQQNVGGGQAKKWIISKNSSLSVNGTTNVNKFSCAVPNYDQVDTLTLSKSKTDNGIILSGSVTLSINAFDCHNSGMTSQLRKTLNEKQFPVLRIKFLSLNKMPVLNAKAEAITGLVEIKIAGVSKRFEVNYQITQTDQKNIRLLGSRYVNFSDFNLVPPSKLGGMIKARDQLSVDFQLNMTVMN, from the coding sequence ATGAAAAGCAAAAGTGGATGGCTCACAACGCTATTACTAATTGCTGCCACAAGTTTGGTTTTGGCTCAACAAAATGTGGGCGGCGGCCAGGCAAAAAAATGGATCATCAGCAAAAACAGCAGCCTGAGCGTAAACGGAACTACAAACGTTAACAAGTTTTCGTGCGCGGTGCCCAATTATGATCAGGTCGATACGCTCACGCTGAGTAAAAGTAAAACGGACAACGGGATCATCCTTTCGGGAAGCGTAACACTTAGCATCAATGCTTTCGATTGCCACAATTCGGGCATGACCAGTCAGCTACGGAAGACATTGAACGAGAAACAATTTCCGGTGTTGCGCATCAAATTTTTATCGTTGAATAAAATGCCGGTTTTAAATGCGAAAGCCGAAGCAATAACCGGTTTGGTTGAAATTAAAATTGCAGGCGTAAGCAAACGGTTTGAGGTAAATTATCAAATTACACAAACCGATCAAAAAAATATCCGCTTGTTAGGATCAAGGTATGTTAACTTCTCTGATTTTAACCTGGTGCCCCCAAGTAAGTTGGGTGGGATGATCAAAGCGAGAGATCAACTGAGTGTTGATTTTCAGTTGAATATGACTGTGATGAATTAG
- a CDS encoding glycoside hydrolase family 43 protein gives MKIKIIVINTLIIGCLLKGIYAQAQSIKLVNPILSGFYPDPSIVKVGADYYLVNSTFAYFPGLPLFHSKDLKNWKQVANIIDRDSQMNFIGDRMTRGLFAPGISYNKGTFYVTCTNIDHRGNFVVTAANPAGPWSNPVWLPEVKGIDPSIFFDADKAYIVYNSDAPDNKPAYSGHRTIRIYELDIQNLKITGEEKILVNGGVDISKKPVWIEGPHILKRNDWYYLYAAEGGTSVNHSEVVFRSKRVDGPYVPYEHNPILTQRDLPEDRKYPVTSTGHAQFVEGPDNKTYAVFLGVRPYTGDYYNTGRETFIAPVEWKNDWPVINPGKGEIKYEYTAAYKEVKLGKALPQSGNFSYTLTFDKGIDASLLFLRSRDTASYSFNKQAGLILKLKPETCMGTGTPSFVGKRQQHLICTAETELTFSPQKDNEKAGLVIFQDEKHFYFLGKCITNGKNVLQLYKSKDDKKTMEVIAEVPLTPNAKPVQLRIDADGENYSCYYAVEQGKWILLKDKLDAKFLSTHEAGGFIGCIFGLYATSSGETGSNTASFKYLRYSGNDQVYKQ, from the coding sequence GCTCAAAGGAATATATGCGCAGGCTCAATCAATTAAATTGGTTAACCCCATATTGAGCGGCTTTTATCCCGACCCAAGCATTGTTAAGGTAGGGGCGGATTACTACCTGGTGAATTCTACTTTTGCTTATTTTCCCGGCTTACCCTTATTTCATAGCAAAGATTTAAAAAATTGGAAACAGGTAGCCAACATTATCGACAGAGACTCGCAGATGAATTTTATTGGCGATAGGATGACCCGGGGTTTATTTGCACCCGGCATCAGCTATAACAAGGGCACTTTTTACGTAACCTGTACCAATATCGACCATCGGGGCAATTTTGTAGTTACCGCCGCTAATCCCGCAGGGCCATGGAGCAATCCGGTGTGGCTACCTGAGGTTAAGGGTATTGATCCATCTATTTTCTTCGATGCCGACAAAGCTTATATTGTGTATAACAGTGATGCGCCCGATAATAAGCCTGCCTATTCCGGGCACCGCACCATCAGAATTTATGAGCTTGATATCCAGAATTTAAAAATCACCGGCGAGGAAAAAATATTAGTGAACGGCGGGGTTGATATCAGTAAAAAACCGGTATGGATTGAGGGGCCGCATATTTTAAAAAGAAATGACTGGTATTATTTGTATGCTGCCGAGGGTGGAACTTCTGTTAACCACTCCGAAGTGGTTTTCAGGAGCAAGCGGGTTGACGGGCCTTATGTACCCTACGAACATAATCCGATATTGACACAACGGGATCTTCCTGAAGATAGAAAATATCCTGTAACGTCTACCGGACATGCGCAGTTTGTTGAGGGGCCCGATAACAAGACTTATGCCGTTTTTCTGGGAGTAAGGCCTTATACCGGCGACTACTACAATACCGGCAGGGAGACTTTTATAGCCCCGGTGGAATGGAAAAACGACTGGCCGGTTATCAACCCCGGTAAGGGCGAAATTAAATACGAATATACAGCAGCTTACAAAGAGGTAAAACTTGGTAAGGCTTTACCCCAAAGCGGCAACTTTAGCTATACGTTAACATTTGACAAGGGGATAGATGCTTCACTGTTATTTTTACGAAGCCGCGACACGGCTTCGTACAGTTTTAATAAACAAGCGGGCCTGATATTGAAACTTAAACCAGAAACCTGTATGGGCACCGGCACGCCTTCGTTTGTAGGCAAAAGGCAGCAGCATTTGATTTGCACAGCGGAAACAGAACTAACTTTTTCGCCTCAAAAAGATAACGAAAAAGCGGGCCTGGTGATTTTTCAGGATGAGAAGCATTTTTACTTTTTGGGTAAATGCATCACAAATGGAAAAAATGTATTGCAATTATATAAAAGCAAGGATGATAAAAAAACAATGGAAGTGATTGCCGAGGTGCCCCTTACCCCAAATGCCAAGCCGGTACAATTACGGATAGACGCCGATGGCGAAAATTACAGTTGTTACTATGCCGTTGAGCAGGGTAAATGGATATTGCTTAAAGATAAGTTAGATGCTAAGTTTTTAAGTACCCATGAAGCAGGTGGCTTTATTGGCTGCATCTTCGGTTTGTATGCTACATCATCAGGCGAAACAGGTTCAAATACGGCCTCGTTCAAGTACCTGCGTTATAGCGGAAACGACCAGGTTTACAAGCAATAA
- a CDS encoding DUF6252 family protein yields MKTRLTLSLLFLLTIIYSCKKDHDQPAEETNFYLTALKSNNAWGTNSTYAGFVNDTLYLQGYGNEETLHMKIKFVKIGKYSVTADQCSYFTTIGQDVMLSRYRLRSDTVSSVTITAYDPDKQIFTGTFDLSFIQTYPSNQAKINFLNGKFRIAKVAFSY; encoded by the coding sequence ATGAAAACACGGCTCACCCTATCTCTATTATTCCTTTTAACAATCATCTATTCGTGCAAAAAGGATCACGATCAACCGGCGGAAGAAACTAATTTTTATCTAACAGCCTTAAAAAGCAACAATGCATGGGGCACTAATAGTACTTACGCCGGATTTGTAAACGATACCCTTTATTTACAGGGTTATGGAAATGAAGAAACCTTACACATGAAAATCAAGTTCGTCAAGATTGGTAAATACAGCGTAACAGCAGATCAATGCAGTTACTTCACTACCATAGGACAAGATGTTATGTTATCCAGATATAGACTGAGAAGCGATACCGTTAGTTCGGTAACCATCACAGCTTACGATCCGGATAAACAAATATTTACCGGAACATTTGATCTGAGTTTCATCCAAACTTATCCTTCAAATCAGGCTAAAATTAACTTCCTCAACGGTAAATTCAGAATCGCCAAAGTAGCGTTCTCTTATTAA